The Leishmania major strain Friedlin complete genome, chromosome 31 genome contains a region encoding:
- a CDS encoding 5-methyltetrahydropteroyltriglutamate-homocysteine S-methyltransferase — MPSLVTTHTLGFPRVGMQRELKKALESYWRGDLTEAALRQVGSDLRKRHLQEQNHRGVALLPVGDFAWYDHVLTTSLMLGNVPPRHRAASDAAVDLDTLFRVARGRAPTGAPAAAAEMTKWFNTNYHYIVPEFTSASATFSVAWPQLFEELEEAKELFDAERLKAVLLGPVTYVYLGKVKGDEPFDRASLLPRLVPVYAEILKRVAALGVTWVQIDEPALVLELDSRWRSAYQETYRGLRAAIGADVKLLLTTYFESVSHHLPLIASLPVNGLHIDLSSQTQSAVDVERALPGDWVLSAGVVNGRNVWRSDLLDAYHLLASLRRRSPGRALWIGTSCSLLHSPINLECETELEPEVKEWLAFAVQKCGELRLLADAVVTESEAVVAAYTAPLRARQQTERVVRKEVRDRVAGLTAADACRLDPFPQRWVVQQETLKLPLWPTTTIGSFPQTSEVRAQRLAYKKGRVDKETYESQLKEHIAYAVQQQEDIGLDVLVHGEAERNDMVEYFGEQLEGFAFTQNGWVQSYGSRCVKPPIIVGDISRPHPMTVSWAAYAQSLTQRPVKGMLTGPVTILCWSFVREDLPRQSVTEQLALAIRDEVCDLERAGIKVIQVDEPGLREGLPLQRSKWEAYLDWASRSFRVSTSGVAPQTQIHTHMCYAEVNDVIKTIASMDADVISIEASRSDMEPLTSFADFTYPNAVGPGVYDIHSPNIPTTQSIVDLLLKATQHLPVRQLWVNPDCGLKTRTWDECRAALQNMVAAATELRRIKPQ; from the coding sequence ATGCCTTCTCTCGTAACGACGCATACGCTCGGATTTCCGCGCGTGGGAATGCAGCGGGAGCTCAAGAAGGCGCTCGAGTCCTACTGGCGCGGCGACTTGACggaggctgcgctgcggcaggtcGGCAGCGATCTGCGCAAGCGGCACCTGCAGGAGCAGAACCACCGGGGCGTGGCCCTTCTCCCCGTCGGTGACTTTGCGTGGTACGACCATGTGCTGACAACCAGCCTGATGCTCGGCAACGTGCCTCCGCGTCACCGCGCTGCTTcagacgccgctgtcgacCTTGACACGCTCTTCCGCGTCGCGCGGGGCCGCGCGCCGACCGGTgcgcccgcggcggcggctgagaTGACGAAGTGGTTCAACACCAACTACCACTACATTGTGCCAGAGTTCACgagcgcgtcggcgacgtTCAGCGTCGCTTGGCCGCAGCTCTTCGAGGAGTTAGAAGAGGCGAAGGAGCTCTTCGACGCTGAGCGGCtgaaggcggtgctgctgggcccCGTGACGTACGTGTACCTGGGCAAGGTGAAGGGCGATGAGCCCTTCGATCGCGCATCCCTACTTCCGAGGCTCGTGCCGGTGTACGCGGAGATTCTCAAGCGTGTGGCGGCCTTGGGCGTGACGTGGGTGCAGATCGACGAGCCGGCGCTTGTGCTTGAGCTCGACTCCAGGTGGAGGAGTGCCTACCAGGAGACGTATCGCGGCCTGCGCGCGGCGATCGGCGCTGATGTaaagctgctgctgacgacCTACTTCGAGAGCGTGTCGCACCATCTCCCGCTCATCGCTTCCCTGCCAGTGAATGGGCTCCACATTGACCTCAGCTCGCAGACGCAGTCGGCCGTCGACGtggagcgcgcgctgccgggGGACTGGGTCCTCTCTGCCGGCGTGGTGAACGGGCGAAATGTGTGGCGCTCGGACCTGCTGGACGCCTACCACCTCCTTGCGTCTCTGCGGAGGCGGTCCCCGGGGCGTGCCTTGTGGATCGGCACGTCATGCTCGCTCCTGCACTCCCCCATCAACCTGGAATGCGAGACGGAACTCGAACCGGAGGTGAAGGAGTGGCTTGCGTTTGCGGTGCAGAAGTGCGGTGAGCTGAGGCTGCTGGCGGACGCCGTCGTCACCGAGAGTGAggctgtcgtcgccgcgtACACCGCACCTCTCCGGGCTCGTCAGCAAACGGAGCGCGTGGTGCGCAAGGAGGTGCGTGACCGCGTGGCGGGCCtgaccgccgccgacgcctgTCGCCTCGACCCCTTCCCGCAGCGCTGGGTCGTACAGCAGGAGACGCTGAAGCTGCCCCTGTGGCCGACCACAACGATCGGCTCCTTCCCGCAGACCAgcgaggtgcgcgcgcagcgcctggcgTACAAGAAGGGGCGCGTCGACAAGGAAACGTACGAGTCCCAGCTGAAGGAGCACATCGCGtacgccgtccagcagcaggaggacaTCGGCCTCGACGTCCTCGTCCAtggcgaggcggagcgcaaCGACATGGTGGAGTACTTTGGCGAACAGCTCGAGGGATTCGCCTTCACGCAGAATGGCTGGGTGCAAAGCTACGGCTCGCGCTGCGTGAAGCCGCCGATCATCGTCGGCGATATCTCGCGCCCACATCCGATGACGGTCTCGTGGGCTGCCTACGCGCAATCCCTGACGCAGCGGCCCGTGAAGGGTATGCTCACTGGCCCGGTCACGATTCTCTGCTGGTCCTTCGTCCGCGAAGACTTGCCGCGACAGAGCGTgacggagcagctggcgctcGCCATCCGCGACGAGGTGTGCGACCTCGAGCGCGCCGGCATCAAGGTGATCCAGGTGGACGAGCCGGGGCTGCGCGaggggctgccgctgcagcggagcaAGTGGGAGGCGTACCTGGACTGGGCGTCGCGCTCCTTCCGCGTGAGCACGTCGGGTGTCGCGCCGCAAACACAGatccacacgcacatgtgctATGCGGAGGTGAACGACGTCATCAAGACCATCGCGTCCATGGATGCCGACGTGATCTCGATTGAGGCGTCTCGCTCGGACATGGAGCCGCTAACGTCGTTTGCGGACTTCACCTACCCCAACGCCGTCGGCCCGGGTGTGTACGACATCCACAGCCCCAACATCCCCACCACCCAGTCCATTGTCGACTTGCTGCTCAAGGCAACGCAGCACCTCCCTGTCCGACAGCTGTGGGTGAACCCCGATTGCGGCCTCAAGACGCGGACCTGGGACGAGTgtcgcgcggcgctgcagaacaTGGTCGCCGCCGCAACAGAGTTACGGCGCATAAAGCCGCAGTGA